The genomic window GTCTCCGCCTTGAAGGTCGCGGTGGCCACCGTCCAGAGCCGCGCGCCGCGCTTGAGCTTTCGTCCGTTTACTGTCGCATCAACGTAGGTCGGCCCTGAGACCGGCGTTGTGCGGTTGAAGCCTTCCATGCCTTTGACGGGGGCCACCTGCGCGATGCCTTGGATGCGAGCCCATGCGTAGACGGCTGCCGTCTCATACCCTGTGTCGATGGCCAACTTTGCCAGGGGCATGACAGCACCGTGTTCGTGCACCCATGTTTGCCCCAGCAAAGCTGTCAGCTTGTCCCAGCAGGCAGGATCATCTGGCCCGCCAGAGATCACGACGTGATCGACAAGCCAACTTTCTAGGCCACGGCCCCAGGCCCAGACATCAACCTCGATGCGGTCCTTCTGCACGTCCGCCCCTGCGGTCAGGAACAGGCCGCGTGCAGGGATTTGTGCCACGAACGTCTCGCGGCGATCAGCAAGGCGCTGCCATTCTGGCGCATCACCAGACTCGACCCATGTCTCGCCCAGCAGGGTGTTGCGCGCGGCGCGAAGCATCTCTTCCGAGCCTTGGGCCGCTAGCCATTCGCGCGCGATCTGCTGCCAGCTCTTCCAGCCCAAAGGCGAATAGAGCGCGGAGATATGGAAGCCGATGGAATGCGGGTCGGACGACACGGCCGTTGCGCGCCATTCGCCCTGTTCAAGCATCTGCGTCTTGTGGTGCTCGGCGATGGGCTTCTCACAACCCTCGCAATGATAGGCGGCGGTGTCGGGTCGCCCTTTGTCCCAGCGCAGGCGCTCAAACTGCAGCCATTGCATCGCCCCGCAATGTGGGCAGGGCACGAAGTAGCGCCGCTGGTCTGATGCCTCGTATTCCCGCTCGATCCGGCTGATGCCCCGGATTGTCGGGGTGGAAACCATGAACACCTTGCGCCGGTGCGAGAATGTCGTGGTTCGGGCTTCGGCCAGCGTGACCGGATCGCCTTCCTCATCGGCAGAGGCTGGATAGGCGTCAACCTCGTCCAGAAAGATATAGCGCGCGGGCATTGAGCGCAGGCCGGTGGCAGAGTTCGCCCCGGTCAGCACCAGGATGCCACCTTGAAATTCCTTCGACAGCATCGAGTTTCCCGCGTCGCGCGACCGGGCCGGATTGACCAGCGCACGCAGCACCGGGCTTTCCGAGATCAAGGGGTCCAATCGCCCGCGCGAGGTGCGTTTTGCCATCTCCACCGTCGGCAGCACCGCCAGCATCGGGCCCGGCGCGTGGTGAATAACAAAGCCAATCCAGTTATTACCCGCCTCCGTGGCGCCGACCTGTGCGGCCTTCATGAAGCTGATCCGCTGCGCCGGGTGGCGCGGCGACAACGCATCCATGATGTCGCGCAGGTAGGGCGCGCGGGCCGTGCGATATCGCCCCGGTTCGGCCGCAGCACGCGACGACAGCCAGCGATGCGCATCCGCCCATTCCGACACCGTCAGGTCAGGATCCGGGCGCATGCCTTTGCGCCAGCTGCGCAAGATATCCTCGGCCCCATCAAACCCGAGGTCGAGGTCTGCGGTCAGGTCATCGCTATCTGAGGCTGACCCTGAGATCGGCGAGGGCTTCGAGGTGCTGTCTGACATGGGTTTCCAGCACCCTCTGCAGGATCGCGGCCTCGATTGTCACCGGTTTGGCCGTTTGTTTCTCCACCTCTGCCGCCACTTCGGCGGCCATTAATGCCGCCACCCTGCTGGGCCAGGTGACCCATGTGTCGCGTTCCTGACGCGCCAACCGGAACACCAGCGCTTCGGCGCGGGCCCGGTCCACCAGCGTGCCCTTCTTTTTCTGGATGCCAAGTTGCTTGTCCTGCGCCTGGTAGACGGTCAGCGCCGTGCGGGCCTTTAGGTATGACGAGCTGTCGGCGGGGCCGCTGAAACTGCTATCGCCGCCGCCGGTGCTGCGGCGCTGCTGATCAGGATCAGTCATATCGGCCCGGCGCACATCAGACGCGGCCGCGTTGATCGACCCGTCGCTGTAGACCACCAAGCGGCTGGCCTTGCGTGCCTTCTGGATCGCCCCGCGCGACAGGCCGGTATGGGCGGAATACTCGCGTTCTGACATACCTTCCATGGCGATTGCATTAACCTCAAGATGTTGGAATTAAACGAAAATAACGATCTTATTCAGTTGATTACACTCCGCGATAGAGCGATTCATGGTGCAAGGCAAACGGGTGCATCGCACCCCTTAAATGAGGATCGGAGACCACCATGCGCGCACAGGAAAAGATGGGACACAGCTCGATGAGCGACGGATGGCGGGACCACACCAGCCCCGCGCAGGAGCGGGTGAACTGGGTGATGGATGAAGTCATGTCGGGGCGGATGAGCCAGGAAGGCGGAATGGTCGAGATGGCACGCGCCCACGAGATGATGCGCGAGGAAGCCTGCGCGCGCACGACCCACCCAGAGCACCGCTGGGAGGA from Paracoccaceae bacterium Fryx2 includes these protein-coding regions:
- a CDS encoding phage terminase large subunit family protein, which produces MSDSTSKPSPISGSASDSDDLTADLDLGFDGAEDILRSWRKGMRPDPDLTVSEWADAHRWLSSRAAAEPGRYRTARAPYLRDIMDALSPRHPAQRISFMKAAQVGATEAGNNWIGFVIHHAPGPMLAVLPTVEMAKRTSRGRLDPLISESPVLRALVNPARSRDAGNSMLSKEFQGGILVLTGANSATGLRSMPARYIFLDEVDAYPASADEEGDPVTLAEARTTTFSHRRKVFMVSTPTIRGISRIEREYEASDQRRYFVPCPHCGAMQWLQFERLRWDKGRPDTAAYHCEGCEKPIAEHHKTQMLEQGEWRATAVSSDPHSIGFHISALYSPLGWKSWQQIAREWLAAQGSEEMLRAARNTLLGETWVESGDAPEWQRLADRRETFVAQIPARGLFLTAGADVQKDRIEVDVWAWGRGLESWLVDHVVISGGPDDPACWDKLTALLGQTWVHEHGAVMPLAKLAIDTGYETAAVYAWARIQGIAQVAPVKGMEGFNRTTPVSGPTYVDATVNGRKLKRGARLWTVATATFKAETYRYLRLERPSDVDRASGAPNPAGTIHMPDWADSEWLKQLVAEQLVTIRNKRGYARQEWQKMRERNEALDTRVYARAAVWILGADRFDERMWRQLEKQAGVETLTAATKADTDTPSEPQAGRIAAPRKRGWRVSTPKYME